A window from Pseudomonas sp. Tri1 encodes these proteins:
- a CDS encoding SDR family oxidoreductase, with protein MTRLNGKTAVITGGATGIGLAAAKRFIEEGAFVFIFGRRQEALDAAVAELGPNARAVKGSVSNLADLDRLYAVVKAERGALDIVFANAGAGSPLALGEITVEHIDETFDTNVKGTIFTVQKALPLMGQGGSIILTGSSAGTTGAPAFSVYSASKAAVRNLARTWAQDLKGSGIRVNVLSPGPTATELAKQALGEEGMKVFAAMNPLQRMAEPMEIGAAAAFLASQDSSFMTASEIAVDGGLAQI; from the coding sequence ATGACCAGATTGAATGGAAAGACCGCCGTGATTACCGGTGGCGCTACCGGCATCGGCCTCGCCGCAGCAAAACGCTTCATCGAGGAGGGCGCCTTCGTCTTCATCTTCGGCCGCCGACAGGAAGCGCTCGACGCTGCTGTAGCTGAGCTCGGGCCCAATGCCCGCGCGGTGAAGGGCTCGGTCTCCAATCTCGCTGACCTCGACCGGCTCTACGCGGTGGTGAAGGCCGAGCGCGGAGCCCTCGACATCGTCTTCGCCAACGCTGGGGCGGGAAGCCCGCTTGCGCTCGGCGAAATCACTGTCGAGCACATTGACGAAACCTTTGACACCAACGTGAAGGGTACGATCTTCACCGTCCAGAAGGCGCTGCCACTGATGGGCCAGGGTGGTTCGATCATCCTGACCGGATCGAGCGCCGGCACCACGGGCGCCCCCGCATTCAGCGTCTACAGCGCGAGCAAGGCGGCAGTGCGCAACCTCGCGCGGACCTGGGCGCAGGACCTGAAGGGTTCCGGCATCCGGGTCAACGTGCTGTCGCCCGGGCCGACGGCGACCGAACTTGCGAAACAAGCGCTGGGCGAGGAAGGCATGAAGGTCTTCGCCGCGATGAACCCGCTCCAGCGCATGGCCGAGCCGATGGAGATCGGCGCAGCGGCCGCCTTTCTTGCGTCGCAGGACAGCAGCTTCATGACCGCCAGCGAAATAGCGGTCGACGGCGGCCTGGCGCAAATCTGA
- a CDS encoding helix-turn-helix domain-containing protein: protein MTTTSEICDTGCGLNATLRIISGKWKPLVLFFLRGGPKRYGELKRLIPGVSDKVLIQQLKDLEADQVLARTDYKEVPPRVDYTLTPLGRSLADAIIPLCTWGTENAAQMASIFAKRDALA from the coding sequence ATGACGACGACATCTGAAATCTGCGACACCGGATGCGGGCTCAACGCCACGCTGCGCATCATCTCGGGCAAGTGGAAACCGCTGGTCCTGTTTTTCCTGCGCGGCGGCCCGAAACGCTATGGCGAGCTCAAGCGTTTGATCCCTGGAGTCAGCGACAAGGTCCTGATCCAGCAGTTGAAGGATCTGGAAGCCGATCAGGTGCTTGCACGGACCGACTACAAGGAAGTGCCCCCGCGCGTGGACTACACGCTGACCCCGCTGGGCCGTAGTCTGGCGGATGCGATCATCCCGCTGTGCACCTGGGGAACCGAGAACGCGGCGCAAATGGCAAGCATCTTCGCCAAGCGCGACGCTTTGGCCTAG
- a CDS encoding LysR substrate-binding domain-containing protein, with amino-acid sequence MDVVQLKTLIHVAELGSLSKASDRLHIAQPALSRQIRLLEKELGAYLFDRHGRGMEITDAGREVLAHATRIMEEMESIRSSVVGGKTSFRGTVVIGTTPTVAEIVTVPLVRKIKEVHPNLAVRFSSAFSGYLLDWVQRGELELAISYDPQPLHTLRIVPVMMENLLLVGPASANLRLDTPVSFESLAEQALVLPSARHSLRVILDNCARELGIKLKTSVEADSFGAMIDLVRNGFGLTALPLASIYAQIEAGVLSAAPLVDPIPMRKLVQVFPADRRVSPAAKFVGDAFIEIATDLVNRNIWAGHML; translated from the coding sequence ATGGATGTCGTTCAACTCAAGACCCTAATTCATGTGGCCGAGCTTGGCAGTCTCAGCAAGGCCTCCGACCGGCTTCACATCGCACAACCGGCACTGAGCAGGCAAATTCGTCTGTTGGAAAAAGAACTCGGGGCCTACCTGTTTGATCGACATGGACGAGGCATGGAGATCACCGATGCGGGCCGTGAAGTGCTGGCACATGCCACCCGAATCATGGAAGAAATGGAGTCCATTCGAAGTTCTGTTGTGGGCGGAAAGACCTCTTTTCGGGGAACGGTCGTCATCGGTACGACGCCGACGGTCGCGGAAATTGTCACCGTTCCATTGGTACGCAAGATCAAGGAGGTGCATCCGAATCTTGCCGTCAGGTTTTCCTCAGCCTTCAGCGGCTATCTGCTGGATTGGGTCCAGCGTGGCGAATTGGAACTGGCGATTTCTTACGACCCCCAACCGTTGCATACGCTGCGTATCGTGCCGGTGATGATGGAAAACTTGCTGCTGGTCGGTCCCGCCAGCGCCAACCTGCGTCTTGATACGCCGGTGTCCTTTGAGTCATTGGCTGAGCAGGCATTGGTATTGCCAAGCGCTCGACATAGCCTTCGCGTGATTCTGGATAATTGTGCGCGTGAGCTCGGGATCAAGCTCAAGACCAGCGTTGAAGCAGACTCCTTCGGCGCCATGATCGACCTGGTCCGTAATGGCTTCGGTTTGACTGCTTTGCCTTTGGCATCAATTTACGCGCAAATCGAAGCCGGTGTGCTCAGTGCAGCCCCCTTGGTCGACCCCATTCCCATGCGCAAGCTTGTTCAGGTTTTTCCTGCCGACAGGCGTGTCAGTCCGGCTGCCAAATTTGTCGGGGATGCCTTCATCGAGATTGCCACCGATCTGGTCAATCGCAATATCTGGGCCGGACACATGCTTTGA
- a CDS encoding MFS family transporter encodes MSASTSDSTIHAAKADQMKSPNRVRAIMGACSGNLVEWYDFFIYAYTAIYFAASFFPKGDTTSQLLATAGVFAVGFFMRPLGGWIFGWIADTRGRKVSMIISVFMMCAGSLLIAVMPTYETIGVAAPVLLVVARLIQGLSVGAEYGTGATYISEIATPGRRCFYGSFQYFTIIAGQLLALMTVVILQQTLTGEELREWGWRIPFFIGALSSIVVVYLRRAMHETATKKDMSRKDAGSLRGMFKHKRAVALVVAFTIGGSLYFYTFTTYMQKFLVISAGFSPETVSFIMTAALVGFMLCQPLFGLLADRIGIKAHMLMFSGLAMLLVIPLLYSLQSVSNPFMAFVLVFGGLAIASLYTPIAGIVKAELFPPAVRALGVGFPYAVGNAAFGGTAEYVALSLRSQDVEAYFFFYVAAVVSITFIAAMLMPNLSRYGYISGSGEIEERTGLKGCLKPHAVRV; translated from the coding sequence ATGTCCGCATCAACCAGCGACTCAACAATCCACGCTGCAAAGGCCGATCAGATGAAAAGTCCGAATCGCGTCAGAGCAATCATGGGTGCCTGTTCGGGCAATCTCGTGGAGTGGTACGACTTTTTCATTTACGCCTACACCGCCATCTACTTCGCGGCTTCGTTTTTTCCCAAAGGTGACACCACGAGCCAACTGCTCGCTACAGCCGGCGTTTTTGCCGTCGGTTTTTTCATGCGCCCTCTGGGCGGTTGGATTTTTGGCTGGATTGCCGATACCCGCGGCCGAAAGGTGTCGATGATTATCTCGGTATTCATGATGTGCGCCGGCTCCCTGCTGATTGCCGTTATGCCAACCTATGAAACCATTGGTGTGGCTGCGCCGGTTTTGCTCGTCGTCGCCAGGCTGATTCAGGGCCTGTCCGTAGGTGCGGAGTACGGCACCGGCGCCACCTACATCAGCGAAATCGCGACACCGGGCCGTCGCTGTTTCTATGGCTCGTTTCAGTACTTCACCATCATTGCCGGTCAGCTGCTGGCCTTGATGACCGTAGTCATTCTCCAGCAAACCCTGACCGGCGAAGAGTTGCGCGAATGGGGATGGAGGATTCCGTTCTTCATCGGCGCACTGAGCTCGATCGTGGTGGTGTATCTGCGCCGCGCCATGCATGAAACGGCCACCAAGAAGGACATGAGCCGCAAGGACGCCGGCTCTCTGCGCGGCATGTTCAAACACAAGCGCGCGGTTGCCCTGGTGGTGGCGTTCACCATCGGCGGCTCGCTGTATTTCTATACCTTCACTACCTACATGCAGAAGTTCCTGGTGATCTCCGCCGGTTTCAGCCCGGAAACGGTCAGCTTCATCATGACCGCGGCCCTGGTCGGTTTCATGCTTTGCCAGCCGCTGTTCGGCTTGCTCGCCGACCGTATCGGTATCAAGGCGCACATGCTGATGTTCTCCGGGCTGGCCATGTTGCTGGTGATCCCCCTGCTCTACTCGCTGCAGTCGGTCAGCAACCCATTCATGGCATTCGTGCTCGTGTTTGGCGGCCTGGCCATTGCGTCGCTCTACACGCCGATTGCCGGGATCGTCAAAGCCGAACTGTTCCCACCGGCTGTCCGTGCACTGGGGGTTGGATTTCCCTACGCGGTGGGCAACGCAGCATTTGGCGGCACCGCCGAATACGTGGCCTTGTCGCTTCGCTCACAAGACGTCGAGGCGTACTTTTTCTTCTACGTAGCGGCGGTCGTGAGTATCACCTTCATCGCCGCGATGCTGATGCCAAACCTGTCGCGTTACGGTTATATCAGCGGCTCAGGGGAGATTGAAGAACGCACCGGTTTGAAGGGCTGTCTTAAGCCGCATGCTGTGCGAGTCTGA
- a CDS encoding thiamine pyrophosphate-binding protein, translating into MSTEAEHTVGQDWQEDVFRVLKAHDVKHVVFVPDAGHSAAIRMSYADPDIKAVVLTTEEEGIGYLAGAWLGGERGALLMQSSGVGNCINTLALQVCAGFPLLMVVTMRGDWAEFNAWQNPMGQATEASLNLMKVMTWRADVPEDVAPLLHGAATMAFNGDSSTALLLGQRLIGEKKWVK; encoded by the coding sequence ATGTCAACAGAAGCTGAACATACCGTGGGACAGGATTGGCAGGAGGACGTATTCCGCGTGCTCAAGGCCCACGACGTTAAACACGTGGTCTTCGTACCGGATGCAGGTCACTCGGCGGCCATCCGCATGTCGTATGCCGACCCGGACATCAAGGCCGTTGTCCTCACCACCGAAGAAGAAGGTATCGGCTACCTCGCCGGCGCCTGGCTCGGCGGTGAACGGGGCGCCCTCTTGATGCAATCGAGCGGTGTCGGTAACTGCATCAATACCCTGGCGCTTCAGGTGTGTGCCGGCTTCCCGCTGTTGATGGTGGTGACCATGCGCGGCGACTGGGCCGAATTCAACGCATGGCAGAACCCGATGGGCCAGGCCACCGAAGCCTCTCTGAACCTGATGAAGGTCATGACCTGGCGCGCAGACGTTCCAGAAGACGTCGCCCCGCTGCTGCACGGTGCCGCGACCATGGCCTTCAACGGCGATTCGTCCACTGCCCTGCTGCTCGGCCAGCGCCTGATTGGAGAAAAGAAATGGGTCAAGTAA
- a CDS encoding thiamine pyrophosphate-dependent enzyme, whose amino-acid sequence MGQVSANHTLCRREVVKALLADRKDVLVVTGLGSASYDVMAAGDNDLNYYLWAAMGSAITVGLGLANAQPDKSVVVVTGDGELLMGFGALATVALQKPANLTIAVLDNGHFGETGMQVSHAGFGISLDQVAKTCGFSWTDEIRDMAGVHDLRERFATRDGVKLATIKIKAQNPPRVLPPRDGHYIKNRFRAALGFNPI is encoded by the coding sequence ATGGGTCAAGTAAGCGCAAACCACACCCTGTGCCGCCGCGAAGTGGTCAAGGCCTTGCTGGCCGACCGCAAAGACGTGCTGGTCGTGACCGGCCTGGGTTCGGCGTCCTACGACGTCATGGCTGCCGGTGACAATGATCTGAATTATTACCTGTGGGCTGCCATGGGCAGCGCAATCACTGTGGGCCTGGGCCTGGCGAATGCGCAGCCAGACAAATCGGTGGTGGTGGTCACCGGTGACGGCGAGTTGCTCATGGGGTTCGGCGCACTGGCCACGGTGGCACTGCAAAAGCCCGCCAACCTGACCATCGCGGTGCTGGATAACGGTCACTTTGGTGAAACCGGCATGCAAGTCAGCCACGCCGGCTTTGGTATTTCCCTGGATCAGGTCGCAAAGACTTGCGGCTTTAGCTGGACCGATGAAATCCGTGACATGGCAGGCGTACACGACCTGCGCGAACGCTTTGCAACGCGCGATGGCGTCAAGCTCGCGACGATCAAAATCAAGGCGCAAAACCCACCACGGGTGCTGCCACCGCGCGATGGTCACTACATCAAGAATCGCTTTCGTGCCGCTCTGGGTTTCAACCCGATCTGA
- a CDS encoding acyl-CoA dehydrogenase family protein: MTDRNSEELNAIREGVRALCAEFDAAYWRKVDEEKGFPQTFVKALTDAGWLAAMIPVEYGGSGLGLAEASVILEEVNRCGGNSGTVHGQMYNMFTLLRNGSEAQKSYYLPKLASGELRLQSMGVTEPTTGTDTTKIKTTAVRKGDKYVINGQKVWISRIQHSDLMILLARTTPLADVKKKSEGMSIFLVDLREAIGNGMTVQPIANMVNHETNELFFDNLEIPADSLIGEEGKGFRYILDGLNAERTLIAAECIGDGRWFIEKASAYARDRVVFGRPIGQNQGVQFPIAEAHIEIEAADLMRWRACEEYDSGINAGASANMAKYLAAKASWEAANACLQTHGGFGFACEYDVERKFRETRLYQVAPISTNLILSYVAEHLLELPRSF; encoded by the coding sequence ATGACTGACCGCAACTCTGAAGAGCTCAATGCCATCCGCGAGGGCGTACGCGCTCTTTGCGCTGAATTCGATGCGGCTTACTGGCGTAAAGTCGACGAAGAAAAAGGCTTCCCGCAAACCTTCGTCAAGGCCCTGACCGATGCCGGCTGGCTGGCGGCGATGATTCCTGTCGAGTACGGCGGCTCCGGCCTCGGGCTGGCCGAGGCCTCGGTAATCCTGGAAGAAGTGAATCGCTGCGGCGGCAACTCCGGCACCGTACACGGGCAGATGTACAACATGTTCACCCTGCTGCGTAACGGTAGCGAGGCACAGAAAAGTTACTACCTGCCGAAACTGGCCAGCGGCGAATTGCGCCTGCAATCAATGGGTGTGACCGAGCCGACTACCGGCACCGACACCACCAAGATCAAGACCACCGCCGTACGCAAAGGTGACAAGTACGTCATCAACGGACAGAAGGTCTGGATCTCGCGAATTCAGCATTCCGACCTGATGATCCTGCTGGCGCGTACGACCCCTCTGGCCGACGTGAAGAAAAAGTCCGAAGGCATGTCGATCTTTCTCGTCGACCTGCGTGAGGCCATCGGTAACGGCATGACCGTGCAGCCGATCGCCAACATGGTCAACCACGAAACCAACGAGTTGTTCTTCGACAACCTCGAAATTCCTGCCGACAGCCTCATCGGCGAGGAAGGCAAAGGTTTCCGCTACATCCTGGATGGCCTGAACGCCGAGCGCACACTGATCGCCGCCGAATGCATTGGCGATGGTCGCTGGTTTATCGAGAAGGCCAGCGCCTATGCACGTGATCGCGTCGTGTTCGGACGCCCTATCGGGCAGAACCAAGGCGTGCAGTTCCCCATCGCTGAAGCACACATTGAAATCGAAGCGGCGGACCTGATGCGCTGGCGTGCCTGCGAGGAATACGACAGCGGCATCAATGCCGGGGCCAGCGCCAACATGGCCAAGTACCTGGCGGCGAAAGCCTCTTGGGAAGCCGCGAATGCCTGTTTGCAGACCCACGGTGGTTTTGGTTTTGCCTGCGAGTACGACGTCGAGCGCAAATTCCGTGAAACCCGTCTGTATCAGGTGGCGCCTATCTCCACCAACCTGATTCTGTCGTACGTTGCCGAACACCTGCTTGAACTGCCGCGCTCCTTTTAA
- a CDS encoding CaiB/BaiF CoA-transferase family protein, with product MSHPKGIRPLDGITVVSLEHAIAAPFCTRQLADLGARVIKVERPGTGDFARGYDQRVNGLASHFVWTNRSKESLTLDLKQDSATEVLDSLLATADVLVQNLAPGAAARMGLSFEALHQRFPRLIVCDISGYGAGGPYEKKKAYDLLIQSEGGFLSVTGGPGEEEMAKAGCSIADIAAGMYAYTGILSALLLRGRTGEGSHLDVSMLESLVEWMTYPMYYAYDGATPPPRAGAAHATIYPYGPFPIGDGTTVMLGLQNEREWQLFCDKVLLTPELAKDKRFSANFKRVENRQALRALIVESFSTLNYDAVFDRLEHAQIANAQVNDMQGVWDHPQLQARGRWREVETSAGTVPSLIPPGSNSAFEPRMDAVPGLGQHTEQVLKELGLGTDRIEQMRAAGAI from the coding sequence ATGAGCCACCCCAAAGGCATCCGTCCGCTCGATGGCATTACCGTCGTCAGCCTTGAACATGCCATTGCAGCGCCCTTCTGCACCCGACAACTGGCCGATCTCGGCGCACGTGTCATCAAGGTCGAACGACCAGGCACGGGTGACTTCGCCAGGGGTTACGACCAACGCGTCAACGGCCTCGCCTCGCACTTTGTATGGACCAATCGCTCGAAAGAAAGCCTGACCCTCGATCTGAAACAAGATTCGGCCACCGAGGTGCTGGACAGTTTGCTGGCCACTGCTGATGTGCTGGTGCAGAACCTGGCGCCGGGTGCCGCAGCACGAATGGGACTTTCATTTGAGGCTTTACATCAGCGGTTTCCGCGCCTGATCGTTTGTGACATTTCAGGCTACGGCGCAGGCGGCCCCTATGAAAAGAAAAAAGCCTATGACCTGTTGATCCAGAGCGAAGGCGGGTTCCTGTCGGTCACCGGCGGACCAGGTGAAGAAGAAATGGCCAAGGCCGGTTGCTCGATTGCTGACATCGCGGCCGGCATGTACGCCTACACCGGAATTCTGTCTGCATTGCTGTTGCGTGGACGCACTGGCGAAGGTAGCCACCTCGATGTGTCCATGCTGGAAAGCCTGGTCGAGTGGATGACCTACCCGATGTACTACGCCTACGACGGCGCTACACCTCCCCCTCGCGCTGGCGCCGCGCACGCCACGATTTATCCCTATGGTCCCTTCCCCATCGGTGACGGCACCACAGTGATGCTGGGTTTGCAGAACGAACGAGAGTGGCAGCTGTTTTGCGACAAGGTACTGCTGACTCCTGAACTGGCGAAAGACAAACGTTTCTCTGCCAACTTCAAGCGCGTCGAAAACCGCCAGGCGCTGCGGGCACTCATTGTTGAATCGTTCTCCACACTCAATTACGACGCCGTGTTTGATCGGTTGGAGCATGCGCAAATTGCTAATGCCCAGGTCAATGACATGCAAGGTGTTTGGGACCATCCGCAACTTCAGGCGCGTGGCCGCTGGCGGGAAGTCGAAACCTCTGCCGGCACCGTGCCCAGCCTGATACCTCCAGGCAGCAATAGCGCATTCGAGCCACGTATGGATGCCGTACCGGGCCTCGGCCAGCACACCGAACAGGTGCTCAAGGAACTGGGGCTAGGTACGGATCGTATTGAACAAATGCGCGCAGCCGGGGCGATTTAG